A genome region from Columba livia isolate bColLiv1 breed racing homer chromosome 2, bColLiv1.pat.W.v2, whole genome shotgun sequence includes the following:
- the NTAQ1 gene encoding protein N-terminal glutamine amidohydrolase isoform X1: MARPAAAYEVAVPPRPACAYTSCYCEENIWKLCDYIRSRDQYPLEEFYAVFISNDRRMIPLWKQKSGHGDEPVVWDYHVILLHVSSGEQNFIYDLDTVLPFPCPFDLYSVEAFRLDDGLRPEFHRKIRMIRADLYLTTFASDRSHMKDAHGKWQKPPPSYPCIQTADSKMNLDDFISMNPKVGWGSVFPLSDFVHRFGRQTDYSYSLEGQ, encoded by the exons ATGGCGCGGCCGGCGGCCGCCTACGAGGTGGCGgtgccgccccgccccgcctgCGCCTACACCAGCTGCTACTG TGAAGAGAACATTTGGAAACTTTGTGACTACATCAGGAGTCGGGATCAATACCCTTTAGAAGAATTTTATGCTGTGTTCATATCCAATGACAGGAGGATG ATTCCACTCTGGAAGCAGAAATCAGGACATGGAGATGAGCCTGTTGTCTGG GACTACCATGTTATTCTACTTCATGTTTCCAGTGGGGAACAGAACTTCATTTATGATCTTGACACAGTGTTGCCGTTTCCTTGTCCTTTTGACCTGTACAGTGTGGAGGCTTTTAGGCTGGATGACGGCCTTCGTCCAGAATTTCACAG GAAAATCAGAATGATTCGAGCAGATTTGTACCTGACGACGTTTGCTTCAGACAGATCTCATATGAAGGATGCACATGGGAAATGGCAGAAACCTCCTCCTTCATACCCATGCATTCAAACTGCAG ATTCCAAGATGAACTTGGATGATTTCATCAGTATGAACCCCAAAGTGGGATGGGGCTCAGTGTTCCCCCTTTCAGACTTTGTGCATCGATTTGGCAGGCAGACTGATTACAGCTATTCCTTGGAAGGACAGTGA
- the NTAQ1 gene encoding protein N-terminal glutamine amidohydrolase isoform X2: protein MIPLWKQKSGHGDEPVVWDYHVILLHVSSGEQNFIYDLDTVLPFPCPFDLYSVEAFRLDDGLRPEFHRKIRMIRADLYLTTFASDRSHMKDAHGKWQKPPPSYPCIQTADSKMNLDDFISMNPKVGWGSVFPLSDFVHRFGRQTDYSYSLEGQ, encoded by the exons ATG ATTCCACTCTGGAAGCAGAAATCAGGACATGGAGATGAGCCTGTTGTCTGG GACTACCATGTTATTCTACTTCATGTTTCCAGTGGGGAACAGAACTTCATTTATGATCTTGACACAGTGTTGCCGTTTCCTTGTCCTTTTGACCTGTACAGTGTGGAGGCTTTTAGGCTGGATGACGGCCTTCGTCCAGAATTTCACAG GAAAATCAGAATGATTCGAGCAGATTTGTACCTGACGACGTTTGCTTCAGACAGATCTCATATGAAGGATGCACATGGGAAATGGCAGAAACCTCCTCCTTCATACCCATGCATTCAAACTGCAG ATTCCAAGATGAACTTGGATGATTTCATCAGTATGAACCCCAAAGTGGGATGGGGCTCAGTGTTCCCCCTTTCAGACTTTGTGCATCGATTTGGCAGGCAGACTGATTACAGCTATTCCTTGGAAGGACAGTGA